In Sphingobacterium sp. SRCM116780, the genomic stretch AGCGGTATTGACTAAAACAGCATCAGCTCCCATTTCCATTGCTTTTGCGGCATCAGAAGGAGATCCAATTCCAGCATCAATAATAACCGGAACCTGACTTTGTTCTAGGATGATTTCTAAAAAGTCGATCGTACGCAAGCCTTTGTTACTCCCAATAGGTGCTGCTAGCGGCATCACAGCTGCTGTACCTACTTCTTCTAATCTTTTGCATAAAACAGGATCAGCATGTATATAGGGAAGAACTATAAAACCCAATTTGGTCAGCTGTTCTGTTGCCTGTAAAGTTTCGATGGGATCGGGCATTAAGTAACGGGAATCTGGATGAATTTCTAATTTTACCCAATTGGTTTCTAATGCTTCTCGTGCTAACTGTGCAGCCAAAATGGCCTCTCTTGCATTCCGAGCTCCTGAAGTATTCGGTAAGAGATTAACATTGGGTATTTGTAATGCTTCTAGGAAAGTATCAGATGATGATTCATGATCCAGTCGCTTTAAAGCCATAGT encodes the following:
- a CDS encoding thiazole synthase, translated to MYILKIADRQFHSRLFLGTGKFGQLSQMKQAILSSGSELVTMALKRLDHESSSDTFLEALQIPNVNLLPNTSGARNAREAILAAQLAREALETNWVKLEIHPDSRYLMPDPIETLQATEQLTKLGFIVLPYIHADPVLCKRLEEVGTAAVMPLAAPIGSNKGLRTIDFLEIILEQSQVPVIIDAGIGSPSDAAKAMEMGADAVLVNTAIATAQDPIQMAEAFKEAVIAGRKAFEAGLSAPIHNASASSPLTSFLID